One genomic segment of Musa acuminata AAA Group cultivar baxijiao chromosome BXJ3-3, Cavendish_Baxijiao_AAA, whole genome shotgun sequence includes these proteins:
- the LOC135634413 gene encoding uncharacterized protein LOC135634413 produces MATSGKRKRSCNSGILNLCQREVGFLSPRTFAHRAGASEDLVLRLGIDRKLNKHEGCVNTVSLNADGNILVSGSDDRTVILWDWAVGTVRISFNSGHKNNVFQARFMPYSSDRTIVTSAADGEVRLAQLREGGQVAVKLLAEHDGAVHKVAIEPGSPHVFFSCGEDGLVRHFDLRSKSSTKLFICRSFTSSIAYMSLVNLNAIAIDPRNPNFFAVAGADDYARVYDIRKYKWDGSTNYGYPYDCFCPPHLIDHTEGITGLAYSDTSELLASYINEFIYLFPKDQGLGSNPVAAFLELDSDSDDKSDVDATSLSPIDTNVRPGLRVYKGHRNRNTVKGVSFFGPNCEYVVSGSDCGRIFIWRKKDGELLRAMEGDKYVVNCIESHPYATMIASSGMENDIKIWVPNTKEPAQTINLDEFLMTNRLDSEFDYDDEYDYDNDNNDDDNDDDHDSDDDDDVSFGDGDDDIDIDDNDMDYYTHFNNWP; encoded by the exons CTCAACCTATGCCAGCGCGAGGTTGGGTTCCTCTCGCCTAGAACTTTCGCCCATCGCGCTGGGGCTTCCGAG GATCTTGTTTTGCGTTTGGGAATTGACAGAAAGCTAAACAAGCATGAAGGTTGTGTGAATACTGTGAGCTTAAACGCAGATGGGAACATTCTTGTATCGGGATCAGATGATAGAACAGTAATACTATGGGATTGGGCTGTTGGAACTGTTAGGATTTCATTCAACTCTGGCCACAAAAACAATGTTTTCCAAGCACGCTTCATGCCTTACTCTAGCGACCGGACTATTGTTACATCTGCTGCTGATGGAGAG GTGAGACTTGCCCAGTTACGTGAAGGTGGACAAGTAGCTGTAAAATTGCTAGCTGAACATGATGGTGCAGTCCATAAGGTGGCTATCGAGCCTGGAAGTCCTCATGTTTTTTTTAGCTGCGGTGAAGATGGCCTGGTTCGGCAC TTCGACCTGAGATCCAAAAGTTCAACAAAGCTCTTCATATGCAGATCTTTTACAAGCAGCATAGCTTATATGTCACTTGTTAATCTAAATGCTATTGCGATAGATCCAAGAAATCCCAACTTTTTTGCAGTTGCTGGAGCTGATGACTATGCTCGTGTTTATGACATTCGCAAGTATAAATGGGATGGGTCAACAAATTACGGTTATCCATATGATTGCTTCTGTCCTCCACATCTGATTGATCATACAGAAGGCATAACAGGCTTGGCATACTCAGACACCAGTGAGCTGCTAGCATCTTATATCAACGAGTTCATCTATCTGTTTCCGAAGGATCAAGGTCTGGGCTCAAatcctgttgctgcattcttagaGTTGGATAGTGATTCAGATGATAAGTCTGATGTAGATGCAACATCTCTATCTCCTATTGATACAAATGTGAGGCCTGGACTTAGGGTCTACAAAGGGCACCGCAACAGAAACACAGTAAAGGGTGTCAGCTTCTTTGGGCCTAATTGTGAGTATGTGGTTAGTGGGTCTGATTGTGGACGCATATTTATTTGGAGGAAGAAAGATGGGGAACTCTTGCGTGCGATGGAAGGAGACAAATATGTGGTGAATTGTATTGAATCTCACCCTTATGCCACCATGATTGCAAGTAGTGGAatggaaaatgacataaaaatcTGGGTTCCTAACACAAAGGAACCTGCCCAAACCATAAATCTGGATGAG TTTCTGATGACAAATCGGTTGGATTCTGAATTCGACTATGATGATGAATATGACTATGATAATGACAACAACGATGATgacaatgatgatgatcatgacagtgatgatgatgatgatgtcagcTTTGGTGATGGCGATGATGACATTGATATCGACGATAATGACATGGACTACTATACCCATTTCAACAATTGGCCATGA